The following coding sequences lie in one Peribacillus frigoritolerans genomic window:
- the cphA gene encoding cyanophycin synthetase: MIINRVRYLKGPNYFAYTPTICIELDIGELEQKPSDSIPGFNEKLLKTLPNLGSHTCSKGYRGGFAERLRKGTWMGHILEHMTIELQNLAGIEAIRGKTIMMEKKGFYYVTYDYQEPHSGLQAFLAAKDIAEAILNGEKHINVQSYVKQIEQLYYKNKLGPSTEAIFKAAQAKGIPVERMGDESLLRLGTGTRQKYVQATISSQTSNIAVENSCDKSLTKSILRGCGLPVPEGEVAHSIEDIFASADRLGFPLVIKPYNGRQGQGVITHIKNKDELFNVINCLESHVEKYIVERHIEGHDYRLLIVNGELIAASLRLPPYVIGNGKESIRKLIEKENCNDLRGEGHEKPMSKIPLTHTVTCYLEKSNRTLDTIPNQGELVQVVGNANLSTGGKAIDVTDQVHPTIKNMSAAAAKAIGLDIAGIDFICEDISKPIEHSRTAIIEVNAAPGIRMHHYPSEGKKRDVGKAIVDYLFPTREEAAIPIIAVTGTNGKTTTTRLVHYFLSNENTKVGMTNSDGVYIGDEVLDQGDCSGPVSARMVLAHPEVDVAVLETARGGILREGLAFRKCDVGIITNVSEDHLGRDGIDTLDDLIKLKRLVAEVVMKTGYCVLNADDPNVAAMNAHTDGEVIYTSTDATQPHVKAAINGGCKVWYVNEQGVICHSSDGVIHQFMDCIKIPITISGMARHNIANLLQALAAAETQGISMEELRRKAATFMPDTNLSKGRFNLKKLKERTIIIDYAHNEAGLKAIFETVSAYNKNRLITVLAGPGDRIDEELIRLSKAAAMNSDLFIIKEDDDLRGREPFEVARLLQEAAVEAGLQKDRTLIEPNELDAFIKAWEASQPGDLLLFFYTDFEYVEKFFEKVSTNPLPKK; the protein is encoded by the coding sequence ATGATAATCAATCGAGTCCGTTATTTAAAAGGACCTAATTATTTTGCTTATACACCGACGATTTGCATTGAATTGGATATAGGGGAACTGGAACAGAAACCATCTGATTCAATACCTGGATTCAATGAAAAATTGTTAAAGACGCTCCCGAACCTGGGAAGCCATACATGTTCAAAAGGGTATCGAGGCGGTTTTGCCGAAAGGCTGAGAAAAGGAACATGGATGGGACATATATTGGAGCATATGACGATTGAGCTTCAAAACCTGGCCGGAATCGAAGCCATTCGTGGAAAAACGATTATGATGGAAAAGAAGGGTTTTTATTATGTGACCTATGACTATCAGGAACCTCACTCAGGCCTTCAAGCTTTTTTAGCAGCAAAAGATATCGCGGAAGCCATCCTGAATGGTGAAAAGCATATAAATGTACAATCTTATGTAAAACAAATAGAGCAGTTATATTATAAAAATAAACTGGGTCCAAGTACCGAAGCCATTTTTAAGGCAGCACAAGCAAAAGGCATCCCTGTCGAGCGTATGGGTGATGAAAGCTTACTGCGTTTAGGAACCGGTACAAGGCAGAAGTATGTCCAGGCGACAATTTCCAGCCAGACTTCGAATATTGCCGTTGAGAATTCATGTGACAAATCATTGACCAAATCAATTTTAAGAGGGTGTGGCCTCCCTGTACCTGAAGGTGAAGTTGCCCATTCCATCGAAGATATCTTTGCCTCGGCGGACAGGCTGGGTTTTCCGCTGGTCATTAAACCGTATAATGGGAGGCAGGGGCAGGGTGTCATCACCCATATCAAAAATAAGGATGAACTATTCAATGTAATCAATTGTTTGGAGTCGCATGTGGAGAAGTACATAGTCGAACGGCATATTGAAGGACATGATTATCGGTTACTGATAGTCAACGGTGAACTTATAGCAGCTAGTTTGAGGCTTCCTCCCTATGTTATTGGCAACGGTAAGGAATCGATACGTAAATTGATAGAAAAAGAAAACTGTAATGATTTACGGGGGGAAGGACATGAGAAGCCGATGTCAAAAATCCCACTTACACATACCGTGACCTGTTACTTGGAAAAATCGAATCGGACGCTCGATACCATTCCGAATCAAGGGGAATTGGTTCAAGTTGTCGGCAATGCAAATCTTTCAACTGGTGGAAAGGCAATCGATGTAACGGATCAGGTTCATCCCACCATTAAGAATATGTCGGCTGCTGCCGCGAAAGCGATCGGTTTGGATATAGCCGGAATCGATTTTATTTGTGAGGATATATCAAAACCAATCGAACATTCACGGACTGCAATTATTGAAGTGAATGCTGCTCCGGGAATTCGAATGCATCATTATCCGAGCGAAGGGAAAAAAAGGGATGTAGGCAAGGCCATTGTTGATTATTTATTTCCGACTCGGGAAGAGGCAGCTATACCGATCATCGCAGTGACCGGAACAAATGGAAAGACGACAACGACCCGATTGGTTCATTATTTTCTGTCTAATGAAAATACAAAAGTGGGTATGACGAATTCTGATGGAGTATATATCGGAGATGAGGTTTTGGATCAAGGCGACTGCAGTGGTCCGGTCAGTGCAAGAATGGTATTGGCCCATCCTGAAGTTGATGTAGCCGTATTGGAAACGGCCAGAGGAGGGATTCTGCGTGAAGGTCTTGCTTTTCGTAAATGTGATGTGGGGATCATTACCAATGTAAGTGAGGATCACCTCGGCCGTGATGGAATCGATACTTTGGATGATCTCATTAAATTAAAGAGGCTGGTAGCCGAAGTCGTAATGAAGACAGGCTATTGTGTGCTGAATGCAGATGATCCGAATGTAGCTGCCATGAACGCCCATACAGATGGAGAGGTCATTTACACCTCTACTGATGCCACCCAGCCTCACGTTAAGGCTGCGATAAATGGTGGATGTAAAGTTTGGTACGTCAATGAACAAGGTGTAATCTGTCATTCATCTGATGGTGTCATCCATCAATTTATGGATTGCATCAAGATTCCAATAACGATTTCCGGCATGGCACGTCATAATATCGCCAATTTACTTCAGGCGTTAGCCGCAGCCGAAACTCAAGGAATTTCCATGGAAGAACTACGAAGGAAGGCTGCCACATTTATGCCTGATACGAATTTGTCCAAAGGACGTTTCAATTTAAAAAAGTTGAAAGAGCGCACGATCATCATCGACTATGCCCATAATGAAGCAGGATTGAAGGCCATATTCGAAACGGTCAGTGCTTATAACAAAAATCGTCTTATCACTGTTTTGGCAGGACCTGGGGACCGTATTGATGAAGAGCTTATCAGGCTCTCCAAGGCGGCGGCCATGAATTCTGATCTGTTCATCATTAAAGAAGACGATGATTTGCGAGGCAGGGAGCCTTTCGAAGTAGCCAGGCTGCTTCAGGAAGCTGCCGTAGAAGCAGGGTTACAAAAAGATCGGACCTTAATCGAACCTAATGAATTGGACGCATTCATAAAAGCCTGGGAAGCATCACAACCGGGTGACCTATTATTGTTCTTTTACACGGATTTCGAATATGTAGAGAAGTTTTTCGAAAAGGTTTCAACAAATCCATTGCCGAAGAAATAA
- the yidC gene encoding membrane protein insertase YidC, translated as MKKKNMFLIAVLFLATTLLTGCSAATSGPFHTALVNPMTKMLEFNADLFNGNYGLSIIMMTFLIRLVLLPLTAKQYKTQLSMKTKMNGLKPEMTAIQQKIKETKDPAKQKALQQEMMQLYQKHGVNPLNMGCLPLLIQMPILMGFYYAIQGSHEIATHSFLWYSLGQPNIAMAIIAGVIYYFQSVISMRQMPEEQQKQMKMMSLLSPAMILFISFSAPAALPLYWSIGGIFMIVQSIVLQRIYNKDHAVVPAANETVMKKS; from the coding sequence TTGAAGAAGAAAAACATGTTTCTAATTGCCGTACTATTTCTGGCAACGACCCTATTGACAGGATGCTCAGCAGCAACGAGCGGTCCATTTCATACCGCTTTGGTTAACCCGATGACAAAAATGCTGGAGTTTAATGCTGATTTATTTAATGGCAACTATGGTTTAAGCATCATCATGATGACATTTTTGATTCGCCTTGTCTTGCTTCCACTGACTGCCAAGCAATATAAAACACAGCTTAGCATGAAAACGAAGATGAATGGTCTGAAACCGGAAATGACTGCAATCCAGCAGAAAATCAAAGAGACGAAAGATCCAGCTAAACAAAAGGCCCTTCAACAGGAAATGATGCAGCTTTACCAAAAGCATGGAGTCAACCCTTTAAACATGGGCTGTTTGCCGCTCTTAATTCAAATGCCGATTCTAATGGGCTTTTATTATGCGATCCAAGGCTCCCATGAAATTGCGACCCATAGTTTCCTTTGGTACAGCCTTGGTCAGCCGAATATTGCCATGGCGATTATTGCTGGTGTCATTTATTACTTCCAATCGGTCATTTCCATGAGACAAATGCCGGAGGAACAGCAGAAACAAATGAAGATGATGAGCCTGCTCTCACCAGCAATGATTTTATTCATTTCTTTCTCCGCTCCTGCTGCTTTGCCGTTATATTGGTCAATCGGAGGTATATTCATGATTGTTCAGTCCATCGTGCTTCAGCGAATATATAATAAAGACCATGCCGTTGTTCCGGCTGCAAATGAAACGGTTATGAAAAAAAGCTAA
- a CDS encoding glycerophosphodiester phosphodiesterase: MIAFFLIIVITMLVLFALYAKRSKSDFPESLIIQHSPLKIGHRGASGYCPENTMASYKKAIELGADFLEVDIHLSKDDVLVVHHDPTLDRTTNGKGNIRDYTAAELKELDAGSWYHSRYKNERIPLLSEVLENFGSEAGILIELKHPSAYPGIEQKLAEELGKFQEYSTSENRIMVHSFDMESMKRFHQLMPDIQVGVLIKRPINDQKLKEIAEFASFLNPKQTILSKKLQMRIQKHGMKVYTWTVNNKKQIRMFKKMQLDGIISDFPDYFFD; the protein is encoded by the coding sequence ATGATTGCATTTTTTCTTATTATCGTGATAACCATGCTTGTCCTGTTCGCTCTCTACGCTAAAAGATCAAAGAGTGATTTCCCTGAAAGCTTAATAATCCAGCATTCCCCCCTTAAAATTGGACATCGCGGTGCATCTGGATATTGCCCCGAGAATACAATGGCATCTTATAAAAAAGCTATTGAATTGGGAGCTGATTTCCTGGAAGTGGATATCCATCTTAGTAAAGATGATGTACTTGTGGTTCATCATGATCCCACCCTGGATCGAACCACGAACGGCAAAGGGAACATCCGTGATTACACGGCTGCCGAATTAAAGGAACTGGATGCAGGAAGCTGGTATCATTCCCGTTATAAAAACGAAAGGATTCCTTTACTAAGTGAGGTATTGGAGAATTTCGGGTCTGAAGCCGGAATCTTAATCGAATTAAAACATCCATCTGCTTATCCCGGCATTGAACAGAAACTTGCAGAGGAATTAGGAAAATTCCAGGAATATTCAACAAGTGAAAATAGGATAATGGTTCATTCATTCGATATGGAATCCATGAAAAGGTTTCATCAATTAATGCCGGACATACAAGTGGGCGTTTTGATAAAACGCCCAATTAATGACCAAAAATTAAAGGAGATTGCCGAGTTTGCATCATTTTTGAATCCAAAGCAAACAATTTTGAGTAAGAAACTGCAAATGCGAATCCAAAAGCACGGGATGAAAGTATATACATGGACCGTCAACAATAAAAAACAAATCCGCATGTTCAAAAAGATGCAGTTAGATGGGATCATTTCTGATTTTCCTGATTATTTTTTTGATTGA
- a CDS encoding MFS transporter, with the protein MELQVKPKSKKWKGNFGLYFSLPILSWAFYDFANTIFSSNINTIFFPFFLQEQIGENAVLDQIASTFISYANAISSLFLVLFSPLFGVMIDRTGKMKKYIMIFTLISVVCTFLMGVFGGASFDGKLLGIPISLAIVILLFVIAKFFYHSSLVFYDTMMSDLGTKQQLPLISGFGVAVGYLGTLVGLSIYPFISKGSSHEAFIPTAILFLVFSLPLFFFLKESPKQQKAKQPFLSGYKEIKSTFKEMQSYRSVFTFMIAYFFLNDAIATTIGMMAVYAKTVVGFSSSGFILLYLVSTVSSIAGSFLFGYITQSKGPRLAVTYVGVLLLVALFIAVFAQTALWFWVAGSMFGISLGSMWVTSRTYIIELTPDEKRGQFFGLFAFSGKVSSIIGPLLYGTITLVFHDLGTLASRMALGSLIIMAVIGLVFLLKLKGLEEVN; encoded by the coding sequence ATGGAATTGCAGGTGAAACCGAAGTCTAAAAAATGGAAGGGGAATTTTGGTTTATATTTTTCCCTGCCCATTCTGTCTTGGGCGTTTTACGATTTTGCCAATACGATTTTTTCCTCTAATATCAATACGATTTTCTTTCCATTCTTCCTCCAGGAACAGATTGGGGAAAATGCCGTTCTTGATCAGATTGCCAGTACCTTCATCTCCTACGCAAATGCGATTTCCAGTTTATTTCTAGTTTTGTTTTCCCCGCTGTTCGGTGTCATGATCGATCGAACGGGAAAAATGAAAAAATACATTATGATTTTCACACTCATTTCTGTTGTATGTACATTTTTAATGGGGGTATTTGGAGGGGCGTCGTTCGATGGGAAGCTTCTTGGCATTCCAATTTCCTTAGCGATCGTCATTCTTTTATTTGTGATAGCAAAGTTTTTCTATCATTCGAGTCTTGTTTTCTATGATACGATGATGAGTGATTTAGGCACGAAACAGCAATTGCCGCTTATATCAGGATTTGGCGTGGCGGTAGGCTACCTTGGAACGTTAGTGGGCCTGTCCATCTATCCATTCATAAGTAAAGGGAGTTCACATGAAGCCTTTATTCCCACGGCCATTTTATTTCTGGTTTTTTCCCTTCCATTGTTCTTTTTTTTAAAAGAGTCTCCAAAACAGCAAAAAGCGAAACAACCTTTTTTATCCGGTTATAAGGAAATTAAATCCACATTTAAAGAGATGCAATCCTATCGATCGGTTTTTACATTCATGATTGCTTATTTCTTTTTAAATGATGCAATTGCGACCACTATCGGCATGATGGCCGTATATGCCAAGACTGTTGTTGGATTTTCCTCAAGCGGATTCATTTTGCTTTACTTGGTTTCGACAGTATCGAGTATTGCCGGATCGTTTCTGTTTGGATACATCACGCAGTCGAAGGGGCCGCGGCTAGCTGTGACATATGTGGGAGTTCTGCTTTTGGTTGCTTTATTTATAGCGGTCTTTGCACAAACCGCTCTATGGTTCTGGGTTGCAGGGAGTATGTTCGGCATTTCGCTAGGTTCGATGTGGGTGACATCACGGACATATATCATTGAATTGACCCCGGATGAGAAGAGGGGGCAATTTTTTGGACTATTTGCATTCTCAGGAAAAGTCTCTTCAATAATCGGTCCGCTTTTATATGGAACGATAACGTTGGTATTCCATGACCTCGGTACATTGGCGAGCAGGATGGCATTGGGCTCTTTGATCATCATGGCGGTAATAGGTCTGGTCTTTCTTTTAAAATTGAAGGGATTGGAAGAAGTGAACTAA
- a CDS encoding organic hydroperoxide resistance protein, which produces MKPLYTATVTVQGGREGHVKSEDGILDFDVRSPKELGGSGERATNPEQLFAAGYAACFDSALNLVLQKEKKKVDTSVTANVTIGKDEEDGGFKLAVRLDVSIPDLSREEAEDFAKKAHMTCPYSKATRGNVDVTLILV; this is translated from the coding sequence TTGAAACCATTATATACAGCTACAGTTACCGTACAAGGCGGTCGTGAGGGACATGTTAAATCAGAGGACGGGATTCTGGACTTCGATGTGAGATCACCGAAGGAATTAGGAGGTTCCGGTGAGCGCGCCACAAACCCTGAACAGTTATTCGCAGCCGGTTACGCGGCTTGCTTTGACAGTGCCTTGAATCTTGTTCTGCAAAAAGAAAAGAAAAAAGTCGATACTTCCGTGACGGCAAATGTCACGATCGGTAAAGATGAGGAAGACGGCGGCTTTAAATTGGCTGTAAGATTGGATGTTTCTATTCCCGACCTAAGCAGGGAAGAGGCTGAAGACTTCGCCAAAAAAGCACATATGACCTGCCCCTATTCAAAAGCGACTCGCGGGAACGTCGATGTCACCTTGATTTTGGTATAA